A window from Podospora bellae-mahoneyi strain CBS 112042 chromosome 1 map unlocalized CBS112042p_1, whole genome shotgun sequence encodes these proteins:
- the kes1 gene encoding Oxysterol-binding protein 4 (EggNog:ENOG503NU29; COG:T), which translates to METPPQQAQAGAGGGWGAFLKSIASFNGDLSSLTAPPFILSSTSLTEFSSYWCEHPSVFAAPAKESDPAKRALLVLKWFLTTLKQQYASRSEQYGNEKKPLNPFLGELFLGKWEDGAGTTELISEQVSHHPPATAYNITNATTGVRLEGYNAQKASFSKTINVKQIGHAVLTVPSSSGEPDTYLITLPSLHIEGLVFGSPFIELDGSSYITSSNGFTAKVDYSGKGWLSGKKNSLTAVLYPTGKEKDVLFNVSGQWTKTFEIHSGPAKHNSAGNLVELWDPAQNPTSNLIVAPIDEQHPLESRRAWNKVAVAIAKGEFDVVHVEKSKIESAQREMRIKEKAEGRTWERRYFTASPDSPDPVLTRLGPIVNLAEHGDADKTGGLWRFDSQKSAQAHSTPVPTGDEAAKLAKELLGQ; encoded by the exons ATGGAGACCCCACCGCAGCAAGCGCAAGCCGgtgccggaggaggctgggGTGCTTTCCTCAAG TCTATCGCGTCCTTCAACGGAGACCTCTCCAGCCTTACCGCACCTCCCTTCATCCTCTCGTCTACCAGCCTTACCGAGTTCAGCTCGTACTGGTGCGAACATCCATCCGTTTTCGCCGCACCTGCCAAGGAATCCGACCCCGCGAAACGTGCGCTTCTGGTCTTGAAGTGGTTCTTGACAACATTAAAACAGCAGTACGCCAGTCGGAGTGAACAATACGGGAATGAAAAGAAGCCACTGAACCCGTTCCTGGGCGAGCTGTTCCTCGGGAAATGGGAGGACGGTGCTGGGACAACTGAGCTCATCAGCGAGCAGGTTAG CCATCACCCACCAGCAACTGCCTACAACATCACTAATGCTACAACCG GTGTTCGGCTCGAGGGCTACAATGCCCAGAAGGCGTCCTTTTCCAAGACAATCAACGTCAAGCAAATAGGCCACGCCGTTCTCACCGTTCCCTCGTCTTCGGGAGAACCTGACACCTACTTGATCACTCTTCCGTCGCTGCACATCGAGGGTCTCGTCTTTGGTTCCCCTTTCATCGAACTTGACGGTAGCTCCTACATTACATCCTCGAATGGCTTCACGGCAAAGGTCGACTACAGTGGAAAGGGCTGGTTATCTGGCAAGAAAAATTCCCTCACTGCGGTGTTGTACCCAActggaaaggagaaggatgtcCTCTTCAACGTCTCGGGACAGTGGACCAAAACCTTCGAGATACACTCCGGCCCGGCCAAGCACAACAGTGCCGGCAACTTGGTGGAACTTTGGGACCCAGcccaaaacccaacaagCAACCTCATCGTCGCTCCCATCGATGAGCAACATCCCCTTGAGTCAAGAAGGGCATGGAACAAGGTTGCAGTGGCGATTGCGAAGGGTGAATTTGACGTTGTCCACGTTGAGAAGAGCAAGATCGAGAGTGCTCAGCGTGAAATGCGTATTAAAGAGAAGGCTGAGGGGCGCACATGGGAACGGCGCTATTTTACTGCCTCCCCGGATTCCCCCGATCCGGTCTTGACCCGGTTGGGTCCAATCGTCAACCTAGCAGAGCATGGCGACGCTGACAAGACTGGCGGATTGTGGCGTTTCGACTCGCAAAAGTCGGCCCAAGCCCACAGCACACCTGTACCAACCGGCGATGAAGCTGCCAAGTTAGCTAAAGAGTTGCTTGGCCAGTGA
- a CDS encoding uncharacterized protein (EggNog:ENOG503NWQ4; COG:I; MEROPS:MER0005855) gives MPDKTLTVATYAAGASFAAITLVYVFGPTFFFDAGTSGSTIRNRGAVGLSNPANDCFINSVLQALAGLGDLRIYLIRETHRRSLDDELVYAQVVPVGLLPGDAQHFRGDMPHWKMEGLQKGLVTKGLKDILDALNERPLYKKTITAMPFLRVLEEAFRQRISRRQQDAQEFLQVVAERLCNEYHAGRRARASARRSCALGDAALELAQTAPDKDSTQGLVIQVNDIEKSQGQSEVVNDGLGEGREEGFPMEGQSESQIECLTCGFKPRPTATTFCTLTLNVPQVSSATTLGACFDGMFKTEYIDDFKCEKCRLMHAILLLEADLQRSASEVARENIRAAIDKLQSALETDPEDPPNDVVLPDLSHAPKRRIARHIRLTSFPKILAIHLSRSIFDASHYSQKNSAKVVFPEKLPLGGLLNQKKYKLLGVVTHKGSHDSGHYETFRRQVMQPPFSNPSTFKQAEVYSKTVSPAPTPHIRAQRPDGGEENSLMSTPDLLSPSGGDSLTPPLDPWKHSAPAPQTSILPDGDRPASPLGSPQNDVLSVSRGRESESTSLRSVAANAKSTFSKITSRPSAGTESNSKSDVMDTSTAKSLTTAKPRRRKVQDRWWRISDDKVKEASTRDVLSMQREVYLLFYEMERA, from the coding sequence ATGCCCGACAAGACCCTCACAGTCGCAACTTATGCTGCAGGTGCCTCGTTTGCCGCCATCACCCTCGTCTATGTATTTGGCCCGACTTTCTTCTTCGATGCTGGCACATCTGGCTCAACGATCCGAAATAGAGGCGCCGTCGGCCTCTCCAACCCTGCCAATGATTGTTTTATCAACTCTGTTCTCCAGGCACTCGCTGGCTTGGGGGACCTTCGAATTTATTTAATACGCGAAACACATCGTCGCAGCCTCGATGACGAGCTCGTCTACGCCCAGGTTGTACCAGTCGGTCTTCTCCCAGGAGATGCGCAACACTTTAGGGGTGACATGCCACATTGGAAGATGGAGGGTTTACAGAAAGGGCTGGTAACAAAGGGACTGAAAGATATTCTGGATGCTCTCAACGAACGACCTCTGTACAAGAaaaccatcaccgccatgcCATTCCTTCgtgtcttggaggaggcatTTCGCCAGCGAATTAGCAGACGGCAACAAGACGCTCAAGAGTTTCTGCAAGTGGTTGCGGAAAGGCTCTGTAATGAATACCACGCGGGACGAAGAGCGAGGGCCTCTGCACGACGGAGTTGTGCTCTTGGTGATGCCGCTTTGGAGCTTGCGCAGACAGCGCCAGACAAGGACTCAACCCAGGGCCTGGTGATACAAGTCAACGACATTGAAAAATCACAAGGGCAGTCTGAAGTTGTCAATGATGGACTTGGTGAAGGGCGAGAGGAAGGCTTTCCTATGGAGGGACAGTCTGAATCACAGATCGAATGCCTCACATGTGGTTTCAAACCCCGTCCTACAGCAACAACATTTTGCACCTTGACTCTCAATGTGCCACAGGTGTCATCGGCCACCACACTTGGGGCTTGTTTTGATGGCATGTTCAAGACAGAATACATCGACGACTTCAAGTGTGAAAAATGTCGTTTGATGCATGCCATACTATTACTGGAAGCAGACCTGCAGCGATCCGCCTCGGAAGTGGCAAGAGAAAATATACGAGCAGCTATCGACAAACTGCAATCTGCTCTTGAAACAGATCCTGAGGACCCCCCCAATGATGTTGTTTTGCCAGACCTCAGTCATGCCCCAAAGCGACGAATAGCACGCCACATCCGCCTTACCAGTTTCCCGAAGATCCTGGCCATTCACCTCTCTCGCTCAATCTTCGACGCCAGTCATTATTCTCAGAAAAACTCGGCCAAGGTGGTTTTCCCCGAAAAACTTCCCCTGGGTGGGTTGCTTAACCAAAAAAAGTACAAACTCTTGGGCGTGGTGACACACAAGGGAAGTCACGACAGCGGTCATTATGAAACATTTCGTCGCCAGGTTATgcaaccccccttttccaacccTAGCACGTTTAAGCAAGCAGAAGTCTATAGCAAAACCGTCAGCCCGGCGCCCACGCCGCACATCAGAGCTCAGCGACCggacggtggagaggagaacTCGTTGATGTCAACACCAGATCTTTTGTCCCCTTCCGGGGGAGACTCACTCACGCCGCCGTTGGACCCTTGGAAACACTCTGCACCGGCACCTCAAACGTCTATCTTACCGGATGGAGATAGGCCAGCGTCACCTTTGGGCTCTCCGCAGAACGATGTCTTGTCTGTCAGCAGGGGTAGGGAGTCTGAATCCACCAGTCTCCGGTCGGTTGCAGCAAACGCCAAATCAACGTTCTCCAAAATCACCTCTCGACCTTCAGCCGGGACCGAGAGCAACTCAAAATCTGACGTGATGGATACATCTACTGCGAAATCATTGACCACTGCCAAGCCGAGGCGCCGAAAAGTCCAAGACCGGTGGTGGCGTATCAGCGACGACAAAGTTAAGGAAGCAAGTACCCGCGATGTTTTGAGCATGCAGCGGGAGGTCTACCTTCTGTTCTATGAGATGGAGCGCGCATAA
- the rex2 gene encoding Phosphatidylinositol 3,4,5-trisphosphate-dependent Rac exchanger 2 protein (COG:L; BUSCO:EOG09264V2U; EggNog:ENOG503NYIP), whose product MSDVLTHLTYELTVTDHFIMICQMTGLDPDNDLILEIYCLITDGQLNLLDDEGWGTIVHQSKARMDAMDDWCTRVHGGSGLTDAVLRSTVTPEQAADGLLAYIQQYVPDRNTALLAGNSVHADRAFLRKAPYDKVLEHLHYRILDVSSIKEAARRWCPKIASKAPRKKGLHKAKDDILESIEEAKYFKAAIFHGTWSS is encoded by the exons ATGTCGGATGTGTTGACGCACTTGACTTACGAGCTAACAGTAACTGACCATTTCATCATGATATGCCAGATGACTGGACTGGACCCAGATAATGACCTGATTCTGGAGATTTACTGTCTTATCACGGATGGTCAACTCAAcctgcttgatgatgagggctgGGGAACGATAGTGCACCAAAGCAAGGCGCGGATGGATGCCATGGACGACTGGTGCACCCGAGTCC ATGGTGGCAGTGGCCTTACCGATGCGGTGTTGAGATCAACCGTGACCCCAGAACAGGCTGCTGATGGGTTGCTTGCATATATTCAACAGTATGTGCCTGATCGAAATACCGCCCTTCTTGCTGGAAACAGTGTGCATGCAGACCGGGCTTTCCTTCGAAAGGCGCCCTATGACAAAGTTCTCGAGCATTTGCACTATCGGATCCTCGACGTTAGCAGCATTAAGGAGGCAGCCCGTCGATGGTG TCCCAAGATTGCTTCCAAGGCACCCCGAAAGAAGGGGCTCCACAAAGCCAAAGACGACATACTGGAGAGCATTGAGGAAGCCAAGTACTTCAAAGCAGCCATTTTCCACGGAACTTGGTCGAGTTAA
- a CDS encoding uncharacterized protein (EggNog:ENOG503NW39; COG:S), with translation MDMDDKTPRDQGVVPPPPPSVSECPPRLLVIGAGSRGRAYGRAVISSSNGVLSAVAEPDDYKRNKFGTTMIWGSTLPPPEGASFRDWREFVAYETERRARAEAGEKDVPLGIDAAFVCVLDEMHRAVVVALSKLGGIHIMCEKPMATTLDHCLDMYKALQDNVDATGQQTVFSIGHVLRYSPHNKLLRKLLLEDRVIGDILSVVHTEPVGWWHFTHSYVRGNWRRERTSAPSLLTKSCHDIDVLLWLLCSPPDCSSRGCPPPHLPSTVSSTGSLQYFKKSRKPLAAGAATNCLSCPIEQSCKYSAKRIYVGPELVGVGTGNRGWPLSIVIPDIESYGTGQDAEAAVLANLAEDYDDNTPNAEVAERNWFGRCVYESDNDVCDEQIVTISWDEDLRPSSPLSSQDGSSGSTALTAPLADNLRGRGSKLATFHMVAQTKEVCERYTRLYGVDGEIFADSRTITVHNFNTGQSITHNTQVESLGHGGGDAGLTRQFVMAVDMVKNHGWSTDRAQRELIGCTLDEVIRSHAMVFCAEKARKERKVVDWPEWWSKEVESKLDSE, from the exons ATGGACATGGACGACAAAACACCCAGGGATCAGGGAGTGgttcctccaccgccaccctctGTTTCCGAGTGTCCCCCCCGACTTCTGGTCATCGGTGCCGGTTCTCGCGGTCGGGCCTATGGCCGAGCCGTCATCTCCTCTAGCAATGGCGTTCTTAGTGCTGTTGCGGAGCCAGACGACTACAAGAGGAACAAGTTTGGAACAACGATGATATGGGGCTCAaccctaccaccaccagaggGGGCTTCCTTCAGAGATTGGCGTGAATTTGTGGCTTATGAAACGGAGCGTAGGGCAAGAGCTGAGGCTGGGGAGAAGGATGTTCCCCTCGGCATCGATGCTGCCTTTGTCTGTGTCCTTGACGAGATGCACCGCGCGGTTGTCGTTGCTCTTTCCAAGCTGGGTGGAATACACATCATGTGCGAAAAGCCCATGGCGACCACTCTGGACCATTGCCTCGACATGTACAAAGCCCTGCAAGACAACGTTGACGCCACAGGCCAACAGACCGTGTTTTCGATCGGACATGTTCTTCGCTACAGCCCCCACAATAAGTTGCTTCGGAAACTACTGTTGGAGGATCGCGTCATTGGAGATATCTTGTCGGTGGTTCATACAGAACCCGTGGGCTGGTGGCATTTCACGCATTCATATGTCAGAGGCAACTG GCGTCGTGAGAGGACATCGGCTCCCAGCCTCCTTACCAAGAGCTGCCACGATATCGATGTGCTTTTGTGGCTTCTCTGTTCACCTCCAGACTGTTCCTCGCGAGGCTGCCCTCCGCCTCACCTGCCCTCCACCGTTTCCAGCACAGGGTCCCTTCAGTATTTCAAGAAAAGTAGAAAGCCTTTGGCAGCTGGAGCAGCCACAAACTGCTTGTCCTGCCCCATTGAACAGTCTTGCAAATACTCAGCCAAACGAATTTACGTTGGCCCGGAACTCGTGGGCGTGGGCACAGGCAACAGAGGATGGCCCTTGAGCATAGTTATTCCGGACATTGAGTCTTATGGAACTGGGCAAGACGCCGAAGCTGCCGTGCTCGCAAATCTGGCTGAGGActacgacgacaacaccccAAATGCAGAGGTCGCAGAGCGTAACTGGTTTGGCAGATGCGTCTACGAAAGTGACAACGACGTTTGCGACGAGCAGATTGTCACCATCTCGTGGGATGAAGACCTGaggccctcttcccctttaTCCAGCCAAGATGGGAGTAGTGGCAGTACCGCACTGACAGCTCCTTTGGCGGATAATCTTCGCGGGCGTGGTAGCAAGTTGGCTACGTTCCACATGGTAGCCCAAACAAAGGAGGTGTGCGAACGGTACACGCGTCTTTATGGTGTAGACGGTGAAATTTTTGCCGACTCAAGGACCATTACTGTTCATAACTTCAACACGGGACAGAGCATCACTCACAACACACAGGTCGAGAGCCtgggccatggtggtggggacgCTGGTCTGACAAGGCAGTTTGTCATGGCTGTCGACATGGTCAAGAATCACGGCTGGTCTACGGACCGAGCCCAGAGAGAGCTGATTGGATGCACTTTAGATGAGGTTATTCGAAGTCACGCGATGGTTTTTTGCGCCGAAAAGGCAAGAAAGGAGAGAAAAGTGGTTGACTGGCCTGAGTGGTGGTCTAAGGAGGTCGAGTCCAAGTTGGATTCAGAGTGA